In Rhodobacter xanthinilyticus, a single window of DNA contains:
- the nuoF gene encoding NADH-quinone oxidoreductase subunit NuoF: protein MLKDQDRIFTNLYGMHDRSLKGAMMRGHWDGTANLLANGRDWIIEQVKASGLRGRGGAGFPTGLKWSFMPKQTDGRPAYLVINADESEPATCKDREIMRHDPHTLIEGALIAGFAMGASAAYIYIRGEYVREKEALQAAIDECYEAGLIGKNACKSGFDYDVYLSHGAGAYICGEETALIESLEGKKGMPRMKPPFPAGSGLYGCPTTVNNVESIAVVPTILRRGADWFAGFGRPNNAGVKLFAMSGHINTPCVIEESMSISMKELIEKHGGGVRGGWKNLKAVIPGGASCPVIPAAMCEDAIMDYDGMRALQSSFGTACMIVMDQSTDIIKAIWRLSKFFKHESCGQCTPCREGTGWMMRVMDRLVKGEAEVEEIDMLLSVTKQVEGHTICALGDAAAWPIQGLIRHYRDEIEDRIKAKKTGRMGAMAAE from the coding sequence ATGCTGAAAGATCAGGACCGGATCTTTACCAACCTCTACGGGATGCACGACCGCTCCCTCAAAGGCGCGATGATGCGCGGGCATTGGGACGGCACGGCGAACCTGCTGGCCAATGGCCGCGACTGGATCATCGAGCAGGTCAAGGCCTCGGGGCTGCGCGGGCGCGGCGGCGCGGGCTTCCCGACCGGCCTGAAATGGTCCTTCATGCCCAAGCAGACCGATGGCCGCCCGGCTTATCTCGTCATCAACGCCGACGAATCCGAGCCCGCGACCTGCAAGGACCGCGAGATCATGCGCCACGATCCGCATACGCTGATCGAAGGCGCGCTGATCGCCGGTTTCGCGATGGGCGCGAGCGCGGCCTATATCTATATCCGCGGCGAATATGTGCGCGAGAAGGAGGCCCTGCAGGCCGCCATCGACGAGTGCTATGAAGCCGGGCTGATCGGCAAGAACGCCTGCAAATCGGGCTTCGATTACGATGTCTATCTCTCGCATGGTGCCGGCGCCTATATCTGCGGCGAGGAAACCGCGCTGATCGAGAGCCTCGAGGGCAAGAAGGGGATGCCGCGGATGAAGCCGCCGTTCCCGGCCGGCTCGGGGCTCTATGGCTGCCCGACGACGGTGAACAACGTCGAATCGATCGCCGTCGTGCCGACGATCCTGCGCCGCGGCGCGGATTGGTTCGCGGGCTTCGGCCGGCCGAACAACGCGGGCGTCAAGCTCTTCGCGATGTCGGGCCATATCAACACGCCCTGCGTCATCGAGGAGAGCATGTCGATCTCGATGAAGGAGCTGATCGAGAAACATGGCGGCGGCGTGCGCGGCGGCTGGAAGAACCTCAAGGCGGTGATCCCCGGCGGCGCCTCCTGCCCGGTGATCCCGGCGGCGATGTGCGAAGACGCGATCATGGATTACGACGGCATGCGCGCGCTGCAATCTTCCTTCGGCACCGCCTGCATGATCGTGATGGATCAGTCGACCGACATCATCAAGGCGATCTGGCGTCTGTCCAAGTTCTTCAAGCATGAGAGCTGCGGCCAGTGCACGCCCTGCCGCGAAGGCACCGGCTGGATGATGCGCGTGATGGACCGTCTGGTGAAGGGCGAGGCGGAGGTCGAGGAGATCGACATGCTGCTCTCGGTCACCAAACAGGTCGAGGGCCATACGATCTGCGCGCTCGGCGATGCGGCTGCCTGGCCGATCCAGGGTCTGATCCGTCACTACCGCGACGAGATCGAGGACCGGATCAAGGCCAAGAAGACCGGCCGCATGGGCGCGATGGCGGCGGAGTAA
- a CDS encoding NADH-quinone oxidoreductase subunit E, whose protein sequence is MLRRLHHEQPSSFAFTPANLAWAEAQITKFPVGRQASAIIPLLFRAQEQEGWLSKPAIEYVADMLGMPYIRALEVATFYFMFQLAPVGSVAHIQICGTTSCMICGSEDLIKVCKEKIAAHPFELSADGRFSWEEVECLGACANAPMAQIGKDYYEDLSEASLAKLIDDMAAGSAPRPGSQVGRFSSEPASGLTSLADSKGEREAANASVGTALAQADVVKKIDGTEVPLRAPWQMSGQHAPIGIMGVGQRPLSAVQQAAAAKAAAEAAAAAPAPAPVAAEAVAAEAGDGDDSVDESAGVKPAGLAAPREGRADDLKLIEGIGPVLEQRLNEWGIFHFDQIAAWGAEEIAFADANVPRFKGRCSRDKWVAQAKIIVTEGLERFLERAKTNDY, encoded by the coding sequence ATGCTCCGCCGTCTTCATCACGAGCAACCCAGCTCCTTCGCCTTCACGCCCGCGAACCTCGCCTGGGCTGAGGCGCAGATCACCAAGTTCCCGGTCGGCCGTCAGGCCTCGGCGATCATCCCGCTCCTGTTCCGCGCGCAGGAACAGGAGGGGTGGCTCTCCAAACCCGCGATCGAATATGTCGCCGACATGCTCGGCATGCCCTATATCCGGGCGCTCGAGGTCGCGACCTTCTACTTCATGTTCCAGCTCGCGCCGGTGGGCTCGGTGGCCCATATCCAGATCTGCGGCACCACCTCCTGCATGATCTGCGGCTCGGAAGATCTGATCAAGGTCTGCAAGGAGAAGATCGCCGCGCATCCGTTCGAGCTCTCGGCCGATGGCCGGTTCTCCTGGGAGGAGGTCGAGTGCCTCGGCGCCTGCGCCAATGCGCCGATGGCGCAGATCGGCAAGGATTACTACGAGGATCTGAGTGAGGCGAGTCTCGCCAAGCTGATCGACGACATGGCCGCGGGCTCTGCGCCGCGTCCGGGCTCGCAAGTGGGCCGCTTCTCGTCGGAGCCGGCCTCGGGGCTGACTTCGCTGGCCGACAGCAAGGGCGAGCGCGAGGCCGCGAATGCCTCGGTCGGCACCGCGCTCGCGCAGGCTGACGTGGTCAAGAAGATCGACGGCACCGAAGTGCCGCTGCGCGCGCCCTGGCAGATGTCGGGCCAGCATGCGCCGATCGGCATCATGGGGGTGGGCCAGCGCCCGCTCTCCGCCGTGCAGCAGGCCGCCGCCGCGAAAGCGGCCGCCGAGGCCGCTGCTGCGGCGCCCGCGCCTGCGCCGGTTGCGGCCGAGGCCGTGGCCGCCGAAGCCGGCGACGGCGATGACAGCGTCGACGAGAGCGCCGGCGTCAAGCCCGCGGGTCTCGCCGCGCCGCGCGAGGGCCGCGCCGATGATCTCAAGCTGATCGAAGGCATCGGCCCGGTGCTCGAGCAGCGTCTGAACGAGTGGGGGATCTTCCACTTCGACCAGATCGCCGCCTGGGGCGCCGAGGAGATCGCCTTTGCCGACGCCAATGTGCCGCGGTTCAAGGGCCGCTGCAGCCGCGACAAATGGGTCGCGCAGGCGAAAATCATCGTGACCGAGGGGCTCGAGCGCTTCCTCGAGCGCGCCAAGACCAACGACTACTGA
- a CDS encoding NADH-quinone oxidoreductase subunit D: MDGDIRQNTYDDGSTDFVTGEQSIRNFNINFGPQHPAAHGVLRMVLELDGEIVERADPHIGLLHRGTEKLMESRTYLQNLPYFDRLDYVAPMNQEHAWCLAIEKLTGTEVPRRAQLIRVLYSELGRITNHLLNVTTQAMDVGALTPPLWGFEEREKIMVFYERACGARLHANYFRPGGVHQDLPPELIDDIESWAKGFPQVLDDIEGLLTENRIFKQRNADICIITEDEIERWGYSGVMVRGSGLAWDLRRAQPYECYDEFEFKVCIGKNGDCYDRYLVRMAEMRESTKIVLQACAKLRLAENQGDVLARGKMTPPKRGEMKRSMESLIHHFKLYTEGFKVPAGEVYAAVEAPKGEFGVYLVSDGTNKPYRAKIRAPGFLHLQSMDEVSKGHMLADVSAIIGTMDIVFGEVDR, encoded by the coding sequence ATGGACGGCGACATCCGGCAAAATACCTACGATGACGGCTCGACGGATTTCGTGACCGGCGAACAGAGCATCCGCAACTTCAACATCAACTTCGGGCCCCAGCACCCGGCGGCGCACGGCGTGCTGCGGATGGTGCTCGAGCTCGACGGCGAGATCGTCGAGCGGGCGGACCCGCATATCGGCCTGCTGCACCGCGGCACCGAGAAGCTGATGGAAAGCCGCACCTATCTGCAGAACCTGCCCTATTTCGACCGTCTCGATTATGTGGCGCCGATGAACCAGGAACATGCCTGGTGTCTGGCGATCGAGAAGCTTACCGGCACCGAGGTGCCGCGCCGCGCGCAGCTGATCCGCGTGCTCTATTCCGAGCTCGGCCGGATCACCAACCACCTCCTCAACGTCACCACCCAGGCGATGGACGTGGGCGCGCTGACCCCGCCGCTGTGGGGCTTCGAAGAGCGCGAGAAGATCATGGTCTTCTATGAGCGCGCCTGCGGGGCCCGTCTGCACGCCAACTATTTCCGCCCGGGTGGCGTCCATCAGGACCTGCCGCCGGAGCTGATCGACGATATCGAGAGCTGGGCCAAGGGCTTCCCGCAGGTGCTCGACGATATCGAGGGCCTCTTGACCGAGAACCGGATCTTCAAGCAGCGCAACGCCGATATCTGCATCATCACCGAAGACGAGATCGAACGCTGGGGCTATTCGGGCGTGATGGTCCGCGGCTCGGGCCTCGCCTGGGATTTGCGCCGCGCGCAACCCTATGAATGCTATGACGAATTCGAATTCAAGGTCTGCATCGGCAAGAATGGCGATTGCTATGACCGCTATCTCGTGCGGATGGCCGAGATGCGCGAGTCGACCAAGATCGTGCTGCAGGCCTGCGCCAAGCTGCGTCTGGCCGAGAACCAGGGCGACGTGCTCGCGCGCGGCAAGATGACCCCGCCCAAGCGCGGCGAGATGAAGCGCTCGATGGAGAGCCTGATCCACCACTTCAAGCTCTACACCGAGGGCTTCAAGGTTCCCGCCGGCGAGGTCTATGCCGCCGTCGAAGCGCCGAAGGGCGAGTTTGGCGTCTATCTCGTCTCCGACGGCACCAACAAACCCTATCGCGCGAAGATCCGCGCCCCGGGCTTCCTGCATCTGCAATCGATGGATGAAGTCTCGAAGGGCCACATGCTCGCCGATGTCTCTGCAATCATCGGCACGATGGATATCGTGTTCGGGGAGGTCGACCGCTAA
- a CDS encoding NADH-quinone oxidoreductase subunit C encodes MTEQLQDLATHIELKRGEDVISTEIAFGELTVIVAPSKILDFVEFLRDDPSCRFTSLVDLTAVDYPTRPARFDVVYHFLSMWRNQRIRVKAALREDEMCPSIVGLHSSANWFEREVFDMFGILFSGHPDLRRLLTDYGFRGHPLRKDFPTTGYVELRYDEVQKRVVYEPVNLTQEYRQFDFLSPWEGAHYILPGDEKQG; translated from the coding sequence ATGACCGAGCAACTGCAAGACCTGGCCACCCATATCGAGCTCAAGCGCGGCGAGGACGTGATCTCGACCGAGATCGCCTTCGGCGAGCTGACCGTGATCGTGGCGCCCTCGAAGATCCTCGATTTCGTGGAATTCCTGCGCGACGACCCGAGCTGCCGCTTCACCTCGCTGGTCGATCTGACCGCGGTCGATTACCCGACGCGCCCCGCGCGCTTCGATGTGGTCTATCACTTCCTGTCGATGTGGCGCAATCAGCGCATCCGCGTGAAGGCCGCGCTGCGCGAAGACGAGATGTGCCCCTCGATCGTCGGGCTGCATTCCTCGGCCAACTGGTTCGAGCGCGAGGTCTTCGACATGTTCGGGATCCTGTTCTCGGGCCACCCGGATCTGCGCCGCCTGCTGACCGATTATGGCTTCCGCGGCCATCCGCTGCGCAAGGATTTCCCGACCACGGGCTATGTCGAGCTGCGCTATGACGAAGTGCAAAAGCGCGTCGTCTACGAGCCGGTGAACCTGACCCAGGAATATCGGCAGTTCGACTTCCTGAGCCCCTGGGAAGGCGCCCATTACATTCTGCCCGGCGACGAAAAGCAGGGCTGA
- a CDS encoding NuoB/complex I 20 kDa subunit family protein, which yields MGVMTGPNTAAADMSSAAEALNRDLQDKGFILTTAEDLINWARIGSLHWMTFGLACCAVEMMHTAMPRYDVERYGFAPRASPRQSDVMIVAGTLTNKMAPALRKVYDQMPEPRYVISMGSCANGGGYYHYSYSVVRGCDRIVPVDIYVPGCPPSAEALMYGILQLQRKIRRTGTLVR from the coding sequence ATGGGCGTGATGACCGGACCGAATACCGCCGCGGCGGACATGAGCTCGGCGGCCGAGGCGCTCAACCGCGACCTGCAGGACAAGGGCTTCATCCTCACCACCGCCGAGGATTTGATCAACTGGGCCCGGATCGGCTCTCTGCACTGGATGACCTTCGGTCTGGCCTGCTGCGCGGTCGAGATGATGCATACCGCGATGCCGCGCTATGACGTGGAGCGCTACGGCTTCGCGCCGCGCGCCTCGCCGCGCCAATCCGACGTGATGATCGTCGCGGGCACGCTGACCAACAAGATGGCGCCGGCGCTGCGCAAGGTCTACGACCAGATGCCCGAGCCGCGCTATGTGATCTCGATGGGCTCCTGCGCGAATGGCGGCGGCTATTATCACTACAGCTATTCCGTGGTGCGCGGCTGCGACCGGATCGTTCCGGTCGATATCTACGTTCCGGGCTGCCCGCCCTCGGCCGAAGCGCTGATGTATGGCATTTTGCAGCTGCAGCGGAAGATCCGCCGCACCGGCACGCTGGTGCGCTGA
- a CDS encoding NADH-quinone oxidoreductase subunit A, with protein MHDMLREYLPILIFLAMAIALGLVLIIAAAVLAVRNPDPEKVSAYECGFNAFDDARMKFDVRFYLVSILFIIFDLEVAFLFPWAVAFGSLSMVAFWSMMVFLAVLTVGFAYEWKKGALEWA; from the coding sequence GTGCACGATATGCTGCGTGAATATCTTCCCATTCTCATCTTTCTCGCGATGGCCATTGCTCTCGGGCTGGTGCTGATCATCGCCGCGGCCGTTCTTGCGGTGCGCAACCCCGACCCGGAAAAGGTGTCGGCCTATGAATGCGGTTTCAACGCCTTCGACGACGCGCGGATGAAATTCGACGTCCGCTTCTATCTCGTCTCGATCCTGTTCATCATCTTCGACCTCGAAGTCGCCTTCCTGTTCCCCTGGGCGGTGGCGTTTGGCTCGCTCTCGATGGTGGCCTTCTGGTCGATGATGGTGTTCCTCGCGGTCTTGACCGTGGGCTTTGCCTATGAATGGAAGAAAGGGGCGCTGGAATGGGCGTGA
- a CDS encoding crotonase/enoyl-CoA hydratase family protein has translation MFETIRVEEDTRGVAHLWLARAEKHNALSAAMIGELTQAIGRLGASASVRVVVLAAEGASFCAGGDLAWMRAQMAGTAEERAAGARALAGMLAAMDGCPKPVIGRVQGNAFGGGIGMMSVCDVAVGVAGARFGLTETRLGLTPATISPYVVARMGPARARRVFMSARLFEAAEAERLGLLARVVAPEALDAAIEAEVAPYLACAPGAVAEAKALIALIAGQGRDAEALRAATEAALVARWESPEAAEGISAFFEKRPPGWA, from the coding sequence ATGTTCGAGACGATCCGGGTTGAGGAAGACACGCGCGGGGTGGCGCATCTGTGGCTGGCGCGGGCGGAGAAGCACAACGCGCTTTCGGCCGCGATGATCGGCGAGCTGACGCAGGCGATCGGGCGGCTGGGCGCCTCCGCCTCGGTGCGGGTCGTGGTGCTTGCGGCCGAGGGGGCGAGCTTTTGCGCGGGCGGCGATCTAGCTTGGATGCGCGCGCAGATGGCGGGCACGGCGGAGGAGCGGGCTGCCGGGGCGCGCGCGCTCGCGGGGATGCTCGCGGCGATGGATGGCTGCCCCAAGCCCGTGATCGGCCGGGTGCAGGGCAATGCCTTTGGCGGCGGCATCGGGATGATGTCGGTGTGCGATGTGGCGGTGGGGGTTGCGGGGGCGCGGTTTGGCCTGACCGAGACGCGCCTTGGCCTCACGCCCGCGACGATCTCGCCCTATGTGGTGGCGCGGATGGGCCCGGCGCGGGCGCGGCGGGTGTTCATGTCGGCGCGGCTTTTCGAGGCGGCGGAGGCCGAGCGGCTCGGGCTTTTGGCGCGCGTGGTGGCGCCCGAGGCGCTCGACGCGGCGATCGAGGCGGAGGTTGCGCCCTATCTCGCCTGTGCGCCCGGCGCGGTGGCCGAGGCCAAGGCGCTGATCGCGCTGATCGCGGGGCAGGGGCGCGACGCGGAGGCGCTGCGCGCGGCGACCGAGGCGGCGCTGGTGGCGCGTTGGGAGAGCCCCGAGGCGGCGGAGGGAATCAGCGCCTTTTTCGAGAAGCGCCCGCCCGGCTGGGCCTGA
- a CDS encoding hydroxymethylglutaryl-CoA lyase has product MSDFVEIYEMAPRDGLQNEPRAISVAEKVALIDALSGVGFRRIEVGSFVSPKWVPQMAGSEAVFAAIARVPGVRYGALTPNLKGYEAARAARADEVAIFASASEGFSRANLNCSIAESLERFAPVAAAAAADGIPLRGYVSMVTDCPFDGPVAPGAVARVVAALRGLGCHEVSLGDTVGQARPEAVDAMLAAVLEEAEPAQLAGHFHDTAGRALANIEVSLGRGLRVFDACAGGLGGCPYAPGAAGNVASERVAARLAELGYETGLDLEKLAAAAAMARGLRG; this is encoded by the coding sequence ATGAGCGATTTCGTCGAGATCTACGAGATGGCGCCGCGCGACGGGCTGCAAAACGAGCCGCGCGCGATTTCGGTGGCCGAGAAGGTGGCGCTCATTGATGCGCTGAGCGGGGTGGGGTTTCGCCGGATCGAGGTGGGCTCTTTCGTCAGCCCGAAATGGGTGCCGCAGATGGCCGGTTCGGAGGCGGTTTTCGCCGCGATCGCCCGGGTGCCGGGCGTGCGTTACGGCGCGCTCACGCCGAACCTGAAGGGCTATGAGGCCGCGCGGGCGGCGCGCGCCGATGAGGTGGCGATCTTCGCGTCGGCCTCGGAGGGGTTTTCGCGCGCCAATCTCAACTGTTCGATCGCGGAGAGCCTCGAGCGGTTCGCGCCGGTCGCGGCGGCGGCGGCGGCCGATGGCATCCCGCTGCGGGGCTATGTCTCGATGGTCACCGATTGCCCCTTCGACGGGCCGGTCGCGCCGGGCGCGGTGGCGCGGGTGGTGGCGGCGCTGCGGGGGCTTGGCTGCCATGAGGTGAGCCTTGGCGATACCGTGGGGCAGGCGCGGCCCGAGGCGGTCGATGCGATGCTCGCCGCCGTTCTGGAGGAGGCCGAGCCCGCGCAGCTGGCTGGGCATTTCCATGATACCGCTGGGCGCGCGCTCGCCAATATCGAGGTCTCGCTTGGCCGCGGGCTGCGGGTGTTCGATGCCTGCGCGGGGGGCTTGGGCGGCTGCCCCTATGCGCCTGGCGCGGCGGGCAATGTCGCGAGCGAGCGCGTTGCGGCGCGGCTGGCGGAGCTCGGCTATGAGACCGGGCTCGATCTGGAGAAACTCGCCGCGGCGGCGGCAATGGCGCGCGGGCTGCGCGGGTAG
- a CDS encoding ATP-binding protein, with protein MFRKILIANRGEIACRVIDTARRLGVATVAVYSEADAGARHVAMADEAVLIGGPAPKDSYLRGAAIIAAAQATGAEAIHPGYGFLSENPEFVDAVAAAGLVFIGPSGAAIRAMGLKDAAKALMAEAGVPVVPGYHGANQDPEHLAGAAEAVGYPVLIKAVAGGGGKGMRRVERAEDFAAALASAQGEAETAFGNPAVLIEKYIDKPRHIEVQVFGDGTRAVHLFERDCSLQRRHQKVIEEAPAPGMTAEMRAAMGQAAVRAAEAIGYSGAGTIEFIVDGSDGLRPDRFWFMEMNTRLQVEHPVTEAITGVDLVEWQLRVASGEGLPARQEDLAIRGHAFEARLYAEDVPAGFLPATGRLAHLVFGPGARIETGVRPGDAISPWYDPMIAKVVTHGPTRAAALAQLSRALEGTEVAGTVTNLGFLGRLARHPGFGAGDVDTGLIARDLEALTAPAPVPLAARALGAIAAAGLIEGTGGGFALWAPLPRAVAFAEPVVLSVEAPGRVSVAFEGETVLAELKADGWWVAGAKTGARVHVGAQEITVFLGARGTHVFERPDPLARASEGPASDLTLAPMPGLVKAVFVTPGAWVEAGAPLVILEAMKMEHTMLAARAGRVAEVLAAAGAQVEAGAALIRLAEEAEAA; from the coding sequence ATGTTCCGCAAGATCCTGATCGCCAACCGCGGCGAGATCGCCTGCCGGGTGATCGACACGGCCCGCCGGCTCGGCGTGGCCACCGTCGCCGTCTATTCCGAGGCCGATGCCGGTGCGCGCCATGTGGCGATGGCCGATGAGGCCGTGCTGATCGGCGGGCCCGCGCCGAAAGACAGCTACCTGCGCGGCGCCGCGATCATCGCCGCGGCGCAGGCCACCGGCGCCGAGGCGATCCATCCGGGCTATGGGTTTCTCTCGGAAAACCCCGAGTTCGTCGATGCCGTGGCGGCGGCGGGGCTGGTGTTCATCGGCCCTTCGGGGGCGGCGATCCGGGCGATGGGGCTCAAGGATGCGGCCAAGGCCCTGATGGCCGAGGCGGGGGTGCCGGTCGTGCCGGGCTATCATGGCGCGAACCAGGACCCGGAGCATCTGGCGGGCGCGGCCGAGGCGGTGGGCTATCCGGTCCTGATCAAGGCGGTGGCGGGCGGGGGCGGCAAGGGCATGCGCCGCGTCGAGCGCGCCGAGGACTTCGCCGCGGCGCTGGCCTCGGCGCAGGGCGAGGCCGAGACCGCCTTTGGCAACCCCGCCGTCCTGATCGAGAAATATATCGACAAGCCCCGCCATATCGAGGTGCAGGTCTTTGGCGACGGCACCCGCGCGGTGCATCTCTTCGAGCGCGATTGCTCGCTCCAGCGCCGCCACCAGAAGGTCATCGAGGAGGCCCCGGCGCCCGGCATGACCGCCGAGATGCGCGCCGCGATGGGGCAGGCGGCGGTGCGCGCGGCCGAGGCGATCGGCTATTCGGGCGCGGGCACGATCGAATTCATCGTCGACGGCTCGGACGGGCTGCGCCCCGACCGGTTCTGGTTCATGGAGATGAACACGCGTCTGCAGGTCGAGCATCCGGTCACCGAGGCGATCACCGGGGTCGATCTGGTCGAATGGCAGCTGCGCGTGGCCTCGGGCGAGGGGCTGCCCGCACGGCAGGAGGATCTCGCGATCCGCGGCCATGCGTTCGAGGCGCGGCTTTATGCCGAGGATGTGCCGGCGGGGTTCTTGCCGGCCACCGGGCGGCTTGCGCATCTCGTTTTCGGGCCCGGCGCGCGGATCGAGACGGGGGTGCGGCCGGGCGATGCGATCAGCCCCTGGTATGACCCGATGATCGCCAAGGTGGTGACCCATGGCCCGACCCGCGCCGCGGCGCTCGCGCAGCTCTCGCGCGCGCTCGAGGGCACCGAGGTCGCGGGCACCGTCACCAATCTCGGCTTTCTGGGCCGGCTCGCGCGGCATCCGGGCTTTGGCGCGGGCGATGTCGATACCGGGCTGATCGCGCGCGATCTCGAGGCGCTGACGGCGCCCGCCCCGGTGCCTTTGGCGGCGCGGGCGCTCGGCGCGATCGCGGCGGCGGGGCTGATCGAGGGCACGGGCGGGGGCTTTGCTCTCTGGGCGCCCTTGCCGCGGGCGGTGGCTTTTGCCGAGCCCGTCGTGCTGAGCGTCGAGGCGCCCGGGCGGGTTTCGGTGGCCTTCGAGGGCGAGACGGTTCTGGCCGAGCTCAAGGCCGATGGCTGGTGGGTGGCCGGCGCCAAGACCGGCGCGCGGGTGCATGTGGGCGCGCAGGAGATCACCGTCTTCCTCGGCGCGCGCGGCACCCATGTGTTCGAGCGCCCCGATCCGCTGGCGCGCGCCTCCGAGGGGCCGGCGTCCGATCTCACGCTCGCGCCGATGCCGGGGCTGGTGAAGGCGGTTTTTGTCACGCCGGGGGCTTGGGTCGAGGCGGGTGCGCCGCTCGTCATTCTCGAGGCGATGAAGATGGAGCACACGATGCTCGCCGCGCGCGCGGGCCGGGTGGCGGAGGTTCTCGCCGCCGCGGGGGCGCAGGTCGAGGCGGGGGCGGCGCTGATCCGTCTGGCGGAGGAGGCCGAAGCCGCATGA
- a CDS encoding carboxyl transferase domain-containing protein — translation MKLTSSFLAGSEAAARNRAAHLAALETVRAAAEAATAGGGPEAQARHTARGKMSPRARVAGLLDPGAPFLEIGATAAHAMYDGAAPGAGVIAGVGRVMGQEVMVVANDATVKGGTYYPMTVKKHLRAQEIAEDCGLPCVYLVDSGGANLPNQDEVFPDRDHFGRIFYNQARMSAKGIPQIAVVMGSCTAGGAYVPAMSDVTIIVREQGTIFLAGPPLVRAATGEVVSAEDLGGGDVHTRLSGVADYLAEDDAHALALARRAVGNLNRTKPMTVQWQSPEPPAYDPEEILGLVPADLRTPYDIRELIARVVDGSRFDEFKARFGETIVTGFAHVEGCPVGIVANNGVLFSEAAQKAAHFIELCSARSIPLIFLQNITGFMVGRKYENEGIARHGAKMVTAVATTNVPKITMLVGGSFGAGNYGMAGRAYSPRFLWSWPNSRISVMGGEQAAGVLATVRREAIERKGGSWSTEEEAEFKRPTIEMFERQSHPLYASARLWDDGIVDPRKTRQVLALSLSASLNTAIEPTRFGVFRM, via the coding sequence ATGAAACTGACCTCTTCCTTCCTCGCCGGCTCCGAGGCGGCTGCGCGCAATCGTGCAGCCCATCTCGCGGCGCTCGAGACCGTGCGCGCGGCGGCCGAGGCCGCCACCGCCGGCGGCGGCCCCGAAGCGCAGGCCCGCCACACCGCGCGCGGCAAGATGAGCCCGCGCGCCCGCGTCGCGGGGCTTCTCGACCCGGGTGCCCCCTTCCTCGAGATCGGCGCGACGGCGGCGCATGCGATGTATGACGGCGCAGCCCCCGGCGCGGGCGTGATCGCGGGGGTGGGGCGCGTGATGGGCCAGGAGGTGATGGTCGTCGCCAATGACGCGACCGTCAAGGGCGGCACCTACTACCCGATGACCGTCAAGAAACACCTGCGCGCGCAGGAGATCGCCGAAGACTGCGGGCTGCCCTGCGTCTATCTGGTCGACAGCGGCGGCGCCAACCTGCCCAATCAGGACGAGGTCTTCCCCGACCGCGACCATTTCGGGCGGATCTTCTACAATCAGGCGCGGATGTCGGCCAAGGGCATCCCCCAGATCGCGGTGGTGATGGGCTCGTGCACCGCGGGCGGCGCCTATGTGCCGGCGATGTCCGATGTCACGATCATCGTGCGCGAGCAGGGCACGATCTTCCTCGCCGGCCCGCCGCTGGTGCGCGCGGCTACCGGCGAGGTGGTCTCGGCCGAGGATCTGGGCGGCGGCGATGTCCATACGCGGCTCTCGGGCGTGGCCGATTATCTCGCCGAGGACGATGCCCATGCGCTCGCGCTTGCGCGCCGCGCGGTGGGCAACCTCAACCGCACCAAGCCCATGACGGTGCAATGGCAAAGCCCCGAGCCCCCCGCCTATGACCCCGAGGAGATCCTGGGCCTCGTGCCCGCCGATCTGCGCACCCCCTATGACATCCGCGAACTGATCGCCCGGGTGGTCGACGGCTCGCGCTTCGACGAGTTCAAGGCCCGCTTCGGCGAGACGATCGTCACCGGCTTCGCCCATGTCGAGGGCTGCCCGGTCGGCATCGTGGCCAATAACGGCGTGCTCTTCTCCGAGGCCGCGCAAAAGGCCGCGCATTTCATCGAGCTTTGTTCGGCGCGCTCGATCCCGCTGATTTTCCTGCAAAATATCACGGGCTTCATGGTCGGGCGGAAATATGAAAACGAGGGCATTGCGCGCCATGGCGCGAAGATGGTGACCGCGGTCGCAACGACCAATGTGCCGAAAATCACCATGCTCGTCGGCGGCTCCTTCGGGGCGGGCAACTATGGCATGGCCGGGCGCGCCTATTCGCCGCGGTTCCTGTGGAGCTGGCCCAATAGCCGCATCTCGGTGATGGGCGGCGAACAGGCGGCGGGCGTGCTCGCCACCGTCCGGCGCGAGGCGATCGAGCGCAAGGGCGGCAGCTGGTCCACCGAGGAGGAGGCCGAGTTCAAACGCCCCACGATCGAGATGTTCGAGCGCCAGAGCCACCCGCTCTATGCCTCGGCGCGGCTGTGGGATGACGGCATCGTCGACCCGCGCAAGACCCGCCAGGTGCTCGCGCTCAGCCTCTCGGCAAGCCTCAACACGGCCATCGAACCGACGCGCTTTGGCGTGTTCCGGATGTAA